Proteins from one Chitinivibrionales bacterium genomic window:
- a CDS encoding methyltransferase domain-containing protein — protein sequence MATKLITRTDNLSLIIAAVSPVTQSKLDTFVHFSDSEEKYRYNRRLFKIVAPRYNQITRLLSFNRDKTWKRRMIRFLPNMQAPRIADLACGTGDLTKLLHKRYPDASVMGIDITLDMLHLARNSFYHPNLHYCAHDMSRLAFRSESVDIITGGYALRNAPSLPDTFREISRVLKPGGLALFLDFARPSNQIHAQFHLALLEFWGSIWGIIIHQNPHVYAYIARSLRHYPPRKELALMAEKEQLKLQKAESFFFGYVDILVFQKEVSK from the coding sequence ATTGCAACAAAGCTTATCACAAGAACGGATAATTTATCACTAATCATTGCAGCGGTATCACCTGTGACACAATCAAAACTTGATACGTTTGTTCACTTTTCCGATTCAGAGGAAAAGTACCGGTATAATCGCCGTCTCTTTAAAATTGTTGCGCCGCGATATAATCAGATAACCCGACTCCTTTCGTTTAACCGGGATAAGACCTGGAAAAGGCGGATGATTCGGTTCCTTCCGAATATGCAAGCTCCCCGGATAGCTGATCTTGCCTGTGGAACCGGTGATCTGACAAAACTCCTTCATAAGCGGTACCCCGACGCCTCGGTGATGGGTATTGATATAACACTCGATATGCTTCATCTGGCCCGGAATTCTTTTTATCACCCAAACCTGCACTACTGTGCCCATGACATGAGTCGACTGGCTTTCCGCAGCGAATCGGTCGATATAATAACCGGCGGCTATGCCCTGCGCAACGCGCCGTCATTGCCGGATACATTCAGGGAGATATCACGAGTTCTCAAACCCGGAGGCCTGGCCCTGTTTCTGGATTTTGCCCGCCCTTCAAATCAAATCCATGCCCAATTCCACCTGGCTCTTCTGGAATTCTGGGGAAGTATCTGGGGAATTATTATTCATCAAAACCCTCATGTCTATGCCTATATCGCCCGGAGTCTCCGCCATTACCCTCCCCGAAAAGAACTGGCCCTCATGGCCGAAAAGGAACAACTGAAACTGCAGAAAGCAGAAAGTTTCTTTTTCGGGTATGTGGATATCCTGGTTTTTCAGAAAGAGGTGAGTAAATAA
- a CDS encoding methyltransferase domain-containing protein — MCSFKGCCYRNIFRNMILEKAKNYWLPDLSERYCQPELMDFPESDTTLLYRTLDQFEHINDLFSAYKRLTRKYFLSDMITRGKKEYRVADIGSGGGDYARWLVKECRKRGITTKVTCIDSDKRVIDYAVKKCSSFPEITILHRNVTDPQVWRDPYDYAYANHFLHHFATEKIPGLLSLIDRNIRNAFLINDIYRSPGAYVGFTLICALLFRKSFAFYDGRLSIRKGFRLSELQSYVDKANLPHHTYIRREWPARCVVFGGKS; from the coding sequence ATGTGCAGCTTCAAGGGCTGTTGTTATCGGAATATTTTCAGAAACATGATACTTGAAAAAGCAAAAAATTACTGGTTGCCTGATCTTTCCGAGAGGTACTGCCAACCTGAACTTATGGATTTTCCGGAAAGCGATACAACATTGCTTTATCGAACACTCGATCAATTCGAGCACATAAATGACTTGTTTTCTGCCTATAAAAGATTGACCCGGAAATATTTCCTTTCCGATATGATTACCCGCGGCAAAAAGGAGTACCGGGTAGCCGATATCGGATCGGGCGGAGGAGATTATGCCCGATGGCTTGTTAAGGAATGCCGGAAAAGAGGCATAACGACAAAGGTTACCTGTATCGATTCCGATAAACGGGTAATCGATTATGCCGTAAAGAAATGCAGTTCTTTTCCTGAGATAACCATTCTTCACCGGAATGTTACCGATCCCCAGGTATGGCGGGATCCCTATGATTATGCCTACGCAAATCATTTCCTTCACCATTTTGCCACCGAAAAAATTCCCGGACTTCTTTCCCTGATCGACCGGAATATACGGAATGCGTTTTTAATTAACGATATTTACCGTTCTCCCGGTGCCTATGTCGGATTTACACTTATATGTGCCCTTTTGTTCAGGAAAAGTTTCGCATTCTATGATGGCCGCCTTTCGATTCGAAAAGGATTTCGGCTTTCCGAGCTTCAGTCGTATGTTGACAAAGCAAACCTGCCCCACCATACATATATCCGGAGAGAGTGGCCGGCGCGGTGTGTTGTTTTTGGAGGAAAGAGTTAA